DNA from Arthrobacter sp. StoSoilB19:
TCCCGCAGCAGCTCCCAGCGCTCCACGGGGCCCGGCAGGCCGGACTCGCGCACACCCTTCACCATCCGGTCCGCAGCCACCCACGCCATGACCTTGGAGTGGGTGAAGTGCCGGCGCGGCCCTCGCATCTCCCAGAGCCCGTTGTCCGGCTGGTCCCAGATGGTTTCAAGGTGCTCCATCAGCGCAATCTGCACGTCCCAGGCCTCGTCCGTATGCGTCAGCAGCGAGTTCCGGGTCAGCGCCAGGCAGTCAAGGACCTCACCCCATACATCCAGCTGGAACTGCTCAGCCGCCGCATTCCCGATCCGCACCGGTACCGAGTTCTCGTAACCCTTCAGCCACGGCAACTCCATTTCCGGCAGCCGCCGCTCGCCATGGATCCCGTACATGATCTGCAGGTCGGCGGGGTCGCCGGCCACGGCCCGGAGCAGCCAGTCCCGCCAGGCAGCGGCCTCCGCGGTGTAGCCGGCCGCCAGCAGCGCCTGCAGCGTCATGGCGGCATCCCGCAGCCAGCAGTAGCGGTAGTCCCAGTTACGCTGGCCGCCCGGCTGCTCCGGCAGCGACGTTGTGACGGCCGCGACGATCCCGCCGGTTGGGCCATACGTCAGCGCCTTGAGCGTTATCAGGGAACGGACCACGGCCTCCCGGTACTTGCCCTTGACGGTGCATTGCGAGGACCAGCCCCGCCAGAATGCAAAGGTGCTGTCAAGGACTACTTCCGCGTCCACGGATACCGGGCGTCCCACATGGCTGGGCGCCCAGGTCAGCACGAAAGGTACCTTTTCGCCTGCATTCACGGTGAAGTCGCTGACAGTGTGCATGTTCTCGCCATGCAGGGGTGCCGGAGTGACCAAGTAGACGGCATCCGGACCGGCGATCGCGTGCAGCCCGCGCTTGTCCTTGCGCACCCACGGAATGATGTGCCCGTAGTCGAACCTCAGGACCAGTTCGCCGTGCATCCTGACGCTGCCACTGATGCCTTCCACAATCCGGACTATGTCAGCGACGGAATCACGCGGCGGCATGAAATCGGTGATGCGCACGGTTCCGTCCGGCGTCTCCCACTCCGTATCCAGGATGAGGGTGCCCTCGCGGTAGCTCCGGCGGGTGCATTCACCCCCTCTTTCCGGAGCCAGCAGCCAGCGCCCCGAGTCCGGCGTGTCCAACAGCGAATTGAAGCAGGCAGGGGAATCGAACCTCGGGAGGCAGAGCCAGTCGATCGAGCCTTCCCTGCTGACCAGGGCTCCGGTTTGAAGGTCGCCAACAACCGCATAATCTTCGATTCGCGCCATGACATTACCCTGCCACACCCGGGCCCGAACGGAAGTGGAAGCCCGGTGTAGCCTGAGGCAAATGGGAATCCACATCGGCACCTCCGGCTGGAGCTACGACCACTGGGAGAACGTCCTGTACCCGCCCGGGCTGCCCGTGCGGGACCGGTTCCAGTGCTACGTCGCCGAATTCAGCACGGTGGAACTGAACGCCAGCTTCTACCGCTGGCCCAGGGATACCACCTTCGCCGGATGGAACAGACGCCTGCCGCCCGGGTTCGCCATGTCCGTCAAAGCTCCCAGGGGACTCACGCACGCGCGGAAACTGTATTCACCGGAAGTCTGGGTGGAGCGGATTGCCCGCTGCTGGCACGAACTGGGGGACAAACGTGCCGTGCTCCTGGTCCAGCTGCCGCCCCAATTGGAGCGCGACGACGCCAGGATGGACTACTTCCTCGCTGCGGTTCCGCCGTGGATCAGGGTTGCCGTGGAGTTCAGGCACCCGAGCTGGGACTGCCCTGACGTGTTTGCCCTGCTGGAGCGGCACCAGGCCGCCTACTGCATCATGAGCGGCGCCAACCTGCCCTGCATCCTGCGGACCACCGCGCCCTTCGCATATGTCCGGCTGCACGGACCCGACCACCAGCACCTCTACGGCGGCTCCTACTCGGACGCCGACCTCCACTGGTGGGCCGACCGGATCCGTGAGTGGGACGGCGCGGGCATCGATGTCTACGCGTACTTCAACAACGACGGCGGCGGGAACGCCGTGTGGAATGCCCGGACCCTGCGCGCGATCCTCGGCAACGGCTGATGCCCGCTGCCGCCCTGTGGCAGAGTGGTGGCATGGACTCGGCCCCGCAGAACCCCGACCAGGACACGGCACGCCCACCCCGGCGGAACACGAAGGGCCGCACCGCCCTGTCCGGAAGCCAGTTCTTCCGGCTGGCACACCGGTTGTCGGACGCGGTCAACGACGTCCGGATCCAGCTCGCCAAGCGGTGGAAGTTCGTGCCGCAGACCATCGCGTACCAGGGTTATGGCTCCACCGCCCGGGTGCGCGTCCTGGGCAGGGTACTGCTGACACAGAAGCCGCCGCCCGGAAGCAAGGCCGAGCACGCGGCCAGGAACGGCAACCAGAACATCCGCGGCTGGCGGGCGTTCACGGGGGTGCCGTTGCAGTTTTCCGACGTCGAAATCACCATCGGTGATGTGGTCACCCACGTCACGGCGGACCGGGGCGGGCTGATCGACACAGAGGTGGACGTGCAGCTGTCCCCCGGCTGGCACACTGCCGTGCTGCGGGCCGAGGGAACCGAGCCGGCGGAGGCACTGATCCAGGTGATCGCTCCGGGCGTGCAGTTCGGCATCGTCTCGGACATCGACGACACCGTCATGGTGACCGCCCTGCCCCGGCCCTTCCTGGCCCTGTGGAACACCTTCGTGCTCAGCGAACGGGCGCGCATGGCCACTCCGGGGATGGCCGTGCTGCTGGACCGGCTGACCATCGAGCACCCTGAAGCCCCGGTCATTTACCTGTCCACCGGCCCCTGGAACGCGGCCCCCACCCTGGCACGGTTCCTGACCCGCAACATGTACCCCAAGGGCGCGCTGCTGCTCACGGACTGGGGACTCACCCAGGACCGCTGGTTCCGCAGCGGCCAGGACCACAAGCACCGCAACCTGGAGCGGCTGGCCCAGGAATTCCCGGACATGCGGTGGCTCCTGATCGGCGACAACGGACAGCATGACGAGGCCATCTACTCCGCCTTTGCCGCCGAAAACCCGGACAAGGTTGCAGCAATCGCCATCCGGCAACTGTCCGTCAGCGAATCCGTGTTCGCCGGCGGCCACTCCGAGGACGGCGACCACACCACCTCCCGCGTGCCGTGGATCTACTCGCCCGACGGCGCCGGCATCGCCAAGCAGCTGGCCATGCTGGACCTGCTCCGGGGCTGAACGGCTCCCGGCTGCGCAGCCTTACTGCGCGTTGGCACCCAGGGGTGCGCCGTCGTCGGGCAATTCACTGCCCAACAGCTCCGGAACCGCTGCCTGCGCGATGGCCGCCCCGGCCGCGGCAGCCAGGTCGCGTTCCTCGATGAGCTCCTGGAACCAGAAGTAGGACGCCTTGGGTGTGCGGTCGAGCGTTTCGAAGTCCACGTGCAGGAGGCCGAACGGCTGGTTGTAGCCGGCGGACCACTCGAAGTTGTCCAGGAAGGACCACACGTAGTAGCCGCGCAGGTCCACGGATTCGGCCACCCCACCGGGCGCCGTGGCCCGGAGCGCGGTTTCAAGGTGGTCTGAAATGTACTTCAGCCGCCGCTCGTCCGGGATGAACCTGGTGTTGGTGGACTTGTCCCGGACAATGATGTCCTCGAAGCTGGCTCCGCCCTCGGTGATGATCACGGGCGGCAGGTTGGGGTACCGCTCCGCCATCTCCTTCAGGGCCACGGCCATGTACTCCGGCTTGACCGGCCAGCCGTATGCGGTGACGTCCGCTTCCGGCCACGTC
Protein-coding regions in this window:
- a CDS encoding glycoside hydrolase family 15 protein — its product is MARIEDYAVVGDLQTGALVSREGSIDWLCLPRFDSPACFNSLLDTPDSGRWLLAPERGGECTRRSYREGTLILDTEWETPDGTVRITDFMPPRDSVADIVRIVEGISGSVRMHGELVLRFDYGHIIPWVRKDKRGLHAIAGPDAVYLVTPAPLHGENMHTVSDFTVNAGEKVPFVLTWAPSHVGRPVSVDAEVVLDSTFAFWRGWSSQCTVKGKYREAVVRSLITLKALTYGPTGGIVAAVTTSLPEQPGGQRNWDYRYCWLRDAAMTLQALLAAGYTAEAAAWRDWLLRAVAGDPADLQIMYGIHGERRLPEMELPWLKGYENSVPVRIGNAAAEQFQLDVWGEVLDCLALTRNSLLTHTDEAWDVQIALMEHLETIWDQPDNGLWEMRGPRRHFTHSKVMAWVAADRMVKGVRESGLPGPVERWELLRDQIRKDIMANGFDAERNTFVQSYGRPELDASLLLIPRVGFLPPDDPKVVGTIEAIQRELTQDGFVLRYRPEQSDDGLPGDEGVFLACSFWLVEALLGAGRHEESRELFERLLELRNDVGLLSEEWAVKAKRQLGNTPQAFSHFALVTSALELHQDTVRRSDSPIPPEGVDSR
- a CDS encoding DUF72 domain-containing protein, which gives rise to MGIHIGTSGWSYDHWENVLYPPGLPVRDRFQCYVAEFSTVELNASFYRWPRDTTFAGWNRRLPPGFAMSVKAPRGLTHARKLYSPEVWVERIARCWHELGDKRAVLLVQLPPQLERDDARMDYFLAAVPPWIRVAVEFRHPSWDCPDVFALLERHQAAYCIMSGANLPCILRTTAPFAYVRLHGPDHQHLYGGSYSDADLHWWADRIREWDGAGIDVYAYFNNDGGGNAVWNARTLRAILGNG
- a CDS encoding phosphatase domain-containing protein, giving the protein MDSAPQNPDQDTARPPRRNTKGRTALSGSQFFRLAHRLSDAVNDVRIQLAKRWKFVPQTIAYQGYGSTARVRVLGRVLLTQKPPPGSKAEHAARNGNQNIRGWRAFTGVPLQFSDVEITIGDVVTHVTADRGGLIDTEVDVQLSPGWHTAVLRAEGTEPAEALIQVIAPGVQFGIVSDIDDTVMVTALPRPFLALWNTFVLSERARMATPGMAVLLDRLTIEHPEAPVIYLSTGPWNAAPTLARFLTRNMYPKGALLLTDWGLTQDRWFRSGQDHKHRNLERLAQEFPDMRWLLIGDNGQHDEAIYSAFAAENPDKVAAIAIRQLSVSESVFAGGHSEDGDHTTSRVPWIYSPDGAGIAKQLAMLDLLRG